In the genome of Populus alba chromosome 11, ASM523922v2, whole genome shotgun sequence, one region contains:
- the LOC118051856 gene encoding uncharacterized protein, which translates to MKNTIRCCISCILPCGALDVIRIVHSNGRVEEISGTIRASEIMKAYPKHILKKPSSPSDDGFVPKIVVVPPDAELQRGKIYFLMPAPPTQETKSSRSSRGSGMRKKRREISSNTRSTESNNSGHIVTNSISMTTNLLISDQYLSEILSEKLSTQRDRRRGRAGVWRPHLESITEAPHDA; encoded by the coding sequence ATGAAGAACACCATAAGGTGTTGTATCTCTTGCATTCTACCATGTGGAGCTCTTGATGTAATTCGAATAGTACACTCTAATGGTCGGGTAGAAGAGATCAGTGGCACAATCCGTGCAAGTGAGATCATGAAAGCATATCCAAAACATATCTTGAAAAAGCCCTCTTCACCTTCTGATGATGGGTTTGTTCCAAAGATTGTTGTCGTACCACCAGATGCAGAGCTACAACGTGGAAAGATTTATTTCTTGATGCCAGCTCCACCAACACAAGAAACCAAGAGTTCTCGATCATCAAGAGGTTCAGgtatgagaaagaaaagaagagagattaGTAGTAACACCAGAAGTACTGAAAGCAACAACTCAGGCCATATCGTTACCAACTCCATTTCAATGACAACAAACCTTCTCATTTCTGATCAGTATTTGAGTGAGATTCTATCAGAGAAGCTATCAACACAGAGAGATCGAAGAAGAGGCCGAGCTGGTGTGTGGAGACCTCATTTAGAAAGTATAACAGAGGCGCCACATGATGCATAA